The Salvia miltiorrhiza cultivar Shanhuang (shh) chromosome 1, IMPLAD_Smil_shh, whole genome shotgun sequence genome has a window encoding:
- the LOC130998613 gene encoding LOB domain-containing protein 38-like, with product MSCNGCRVLRRGCSDQCILRPCLEWIQSPQAQANATLFVSKFFGRSDLMTFIAAVPQSKRPALFQSLLFEACGRTVNPVNGAVGLLSTGNWHICQAAVDTVLAGGVPSPVANPPSVDRVMQRCFVVGESSGAGIINCMEMTASGISELSPESGNGESGVNQAGDKRPKLLNLFA from the exons ATGAGCTGCAACGGGTGCCGTGTCCTTCGCCGAGGCTGCAGCGACCAATGCATCCTAAGGCCGTGTTTGGAGTGGATCCAATCCCCCCAAGCCCAAGCCAACGCCACTCTCTTCGTCTCCAAATTCTTCGGCCGCTCCGACCTCATGACCTTCATCGCCGCCGTCCCCCAATCCAAGCGCCCCG CTCTCTTTCAATCGCTCCTCTTCGAGGCCTGCGGCCGCACGGTCAACCCGGTCAACGGCGCCGTGGGGCTGCTCTCCACCGGCAACTGGCACATCTGCCAGGCCGCCGTCGACACCGTGCTCGCCGGAGGCGTCCCCAGCCCCGTCGCCAATCCGCCTTCCGTTGATCGCGTCATGCAGAGGTGCTTCGTCGTCGGAGAGTCCAGCGGCGCCGGGATCATCAACTGCATGGAGATGACGGCGTCGGGGATTTCCGAATTGTCGCCGGAATCGGGAAATGGTGAAAGTGGGGTTAATCAAGCTGGTGACAAGAGGCCAAAGCTGCTCAACCTTTTTGCTTAA